The following are encoded in a window of Cervus canadensis isolate Bull #8, Minnesota chromosome 11, ASM1932006v1, whole genome shotgun sequence genomic DNA:
- the LOC122450227 gene encoding olfactory receptor 1440-like: protein MAGGRNRTTITEFILLGFSEFPKLTAALFSIFLGIYLVTVSWNLGLIALIRMDPHLHTPMYFFLSNLSLLDTCYVSTIAPRMLSDFFRKHKLISFTGCTMQYFFFSSLGLTECCLLAAMAYDRYAAICSPLLYTAIMSPTLCLQMVARSCITGFLGSFIQLCALLQLHFCGPNIINHFFCDLPQLLTLSCSDTFFFQVITSVLTVIFGLTSVLVIMISYGYIVATVLKITSAEGRSKAFNTCASHLIAVTLFFGSGIFVYMYPNSGGSSSQNKLASVLYTVIIPLLNPLIYSLRNKEIKDALNIWKKRLFSWCY, encoded by the coding sequence ATGGCTGGAGGAAGGAACAGAACAACAATCACAGAGTTCATTCTCTTGGGGTTCTCTGAGTTTCCAAAGCTCACCGCTGCCCTCTTTTCAATATTCCTAGGGATCTACCTGGTGACAGTATCTTGGAACCTGGGGCTCATCGCCCTCATCAGGATGGACCCCCATTTGCACACGCCtatgtactttttcctcagcAACCTGTCCTTGCTGGATACATGCTATGTTTCCACCATAGCTCCTAGAATGCTCTCAGACTTCTTCAGGAAGCATAAACTCATCTCCTTTACGGGCTGCACCATGCAGTACTTCTTTTTCTCTAGCCTGGGTCTGACTGAGTGCTGTCTGCTGGCGGCCATGGCCTATGATCGCTATGCTGCCATTTGCAGTCCTCTGCTTTACACAGCCATCATGTCCCCTACTCTCTGCCTGCAGATGGTGGCAAGATCTTGTATAACTGGATTCTTGGGCTCGTTCATTCAGTTGTGTGCCTTACTTCAGCTCCACTTCTGTGGACCAAACATCATCAACCATTTCTTCTGCGACCTGCCCCAGCTGCTAACCCTGTCCTGCTCGGACACCTTCTTCTTTCAAGTCATAACATCTGTGCTCACTGTCATCTTTGGGCTCACATCTGTCTTGGTTATCATGATATCCTATGGTTACATTGTTGCCACCGTTCTGAAGATCACTTCAGCTGAAGGCCGGTCCAAAGCCTTCAACACTTGTGCTTCCCACCTGATAGCTGTTACCCTCTTCTTTGGCTCGGGTATCTTTGTTTATATGTATCCTAATTCCGGCGGTTCCTCGAGCCAAAACAAGCTGGCATCTGTCTTGTACACTGTTATAATCCCCCTGCTAAATCCATTGATCTATAGCTTGCGgaacaaggaaatcaaagatgCCCTCAACATATGGAAGAAGAGACTCTTTTCCTGGTGTTACTGA